From Oenococcus sicerae, the proteins below share one genomic window:
- the mraZ gene encoding division/cell wall cluster transcriptional repressor MraZ: MFMGEYQHTLDDKSRLIIPAKFRNQLGDTFIVTRWMEHSLFAFPKEEWDKFESKLDKLPFGAKDARAFRRFVLAGAIESEFDKQGRILIPAPLKNHAQLAKNVVITGSGNGFEIWSKENWDEYTAGTAENFDQIAEELTDFDL; this comes from the coding sequence ATGTTTATGGGCGAATATCAACATACGCTGGACGACAAGTCCCGTTTGATCATTCCAGCTAAGTTTAGGAATCAGCTCGGCGATACCTTTATCGTGACTCGTTGGATGGAACATTCCTTATTTGCTTTTCCTAAAGAGGAATGGGACAAATTTGAAAGTAAATTAGATAAATTGCCTTTCGGTGCTAAAGATGCGCGTGCTTTTCGCCGCTTCGTGCTAGCTGGTGCCATTGAATCCGAATTTGACAAACAAGGTCGGATTTTGATTCCAGCCCCTTTAAAAAATCATGCTCAATTAGCTAAAAATGTTGTGATCACAGGATCAGGTAACGGTTTTGAGATCTGGAGCAAAGAAAATTGGGATGAGTATACGGCAGGTACTGCTGAGAATTTTGATCAAATTGCTGAAGAACTGACGGATTTCGACCTATGA
- a CDS encoding FtsK/SpoIIIE family DNA translocase: MATRRRRKIKKSQKINPKVILALIVEVFFALGIFRLGLIGNFFANIYKYVFGNYFVIFILAFAIFLGYWLLYRKLPKIPARIMIGVTCLLLPFLTISSLFFSRSLHENPDLIQRLFQIIKHDMQLNQSQANVGGGIIGAALYLGLSQMISNIGVWIVAFLSTVFGVFRLLNKSVLTSASKAAQLSRKGISKIQENRANNATVGKQSSFFNKYFEEASSPDNGDSANEAHAHNSEAVKPQIRWNQVANDAAVQKGSSVEAILNQTSQPISDTPDDFASVSKEIENDQLVDSIETAENPNYHIPPFSILSRVQIVDQTSEYNQLTQKSQIVRDTLKSFNIDTQVSSVSLGPTVTQYELKPARGVKVSTIANRSDDLALALSAKSIRIEAPIPGKPFVGVEVPNEVQATVGFSDIIEHSKFNPKHPLTVPLGRDVNNEVISADLAAMPHLLIAGATGSGKSVAINGIISSLLMRLKPNEVKLMMVDPKRVELSMYNDLPHLLVPVISEPRKAARGLQKAVKEMERRYELFADHGVRNIDGWNQKVEDYNKIKGNAMPKMPYIVIIVDELADLMMTAKGDVETAIVRIAQMGRAAGVHLILATQRPSVDVITGLIKANVPSRIAFAVSSGIDSRTILDQNGAEKLLGKGDMLFAPVGKEPTRIQGAFISDRDVETITDYIRKESSAQYVASMLVDDNELTDSAEDETGANGEPVDDLFNEASDFVIQQKKASTSLLQRRFRIGYNRAARIIDDLEAAGIVGPQDGSRPRDVLASNKNKDN; the protein is encoded by the coding sequence ATGGCAACAAGACGTCGAAGAAAAATTAAAAAAAGTCAAAAAATCAATCCGAAAGTGATTTTGGCCTTGATCGTTGAGGTATTTTTTGCCTTAGGCATTTTTAGATTGGGCCTTATAGGCAATTTTTTTGCCAACATTTACAAATATGTCTTCGGCAATTATTTTGTCATTTTCATTTTGGCCTTTGCGATTTTTCTTGGCTATTGGCTTTTATACCGCAAGCTGCCAAAAATTCCAGCCCGAATCATGATTGGCGTTACTTGTCTTTTACTGCCTTTTTTGACGATCAGTTCATTGTTTTTCAGCAGAAGTCTTCATGAAAATCCTGACTTAATTCAGCGTCTATTTCAAATTATCAAACATGATATGCAGTTGAATCAATCACAGGCTAACGTTGGCGGCGGCATTATCGGGGCAGCTCTGTATTTGGGACTTTCGCAAATGATTTCCAATATCGGTGTGTGGATCGTGGCCTTTTTGTCGACTGTTTTTGGGGTTTTTCGTTTGCTAAATAAATCGGTTCTGACTTCGGCATCAAAAGCCGCTCAATTGAGCCGCAAAGGTATCTCGAAGATTCAAGAAAATCGAGCCAACAATGCAACTGTTGGCAAGCAATCTAGTTTTTTTAATAAATATTTTGAAGAAGCGAGCTCTCCGGATAATGGTGATTCAGCTAATGAAGCACACGCACATAATTCAGAAGCTGTTAAGCCGCAGATTCGTTGGAACCAAGTTGCTAATGATGCTGCTGTACAAAAAGGTTCAAGTGTGGAGGCTATCTTAAATCAGACTAGTCAGCCGATATCCGATACACCGGATGATTTCGCTTCTGTTTCAAAGGAAATTGAAAATGATCAGCTTGTCGATTCGATCGAAACAGCTGAGAATCCGAATTATCATATCCCGCCTTTTTCTATTTTGTCACGTGTACAAATTGTTGATCAGACCAGTGAATATAATCAATTGACTCAAAAATCGCAAATTGTTCGCGACACATTAAAATCCTTCAACATTGATACGCAGGTGAGCTCTGTCAGCTTAGGTCCGACAGTCACGCAATACGAACTCAAACCGGCACGAGGTGTCAAGGTCTCTACGATCGCAAATCGATCCGATGATTTAGCTCTAGCTTTGTCGGCAAAGTCTATTCGTATCGAGGCTCCGATTCCTGGCAAACCTTTTGTCGGCGTGGAAGTTCCAAATGAGGTCCAAGCGACAGTTGGCTTTTCTGATATTATTGAGCACTCGAAATTCAATCCAAAACATCCACTGACCGTGCCTTTAGGTCGTGACGTTAATAATGAGGTTATTTCTGCTGATCTAGCAGCTATGCCGCATCTTTTGATTGCTGGCGCAACTGGTTCTGGCAAGTCAGTAGCAATTAACGGCATTATCAGTTCATTGCTAATGCGCTTAAAACCCAACGAAGTCAAACTAATGATGGTTGATCCCAAACGTGTTGAGCTTTCGATGTACAACGATCTGCCGCATCTTTTAGTTCCGGTGATTTCCGAACCAAGGAAAGCTGCGCGCGGTCTCCAGAAGGCTGTTAAGGAAATGGAACGACGCTATGAACTGTTTGCGGATCATGGTGTCAGAAATATCGATGGTTGGAACCAAAAGGTTGAAGACTATAACAAGATCAAGGGCAATGCTATGCCGAAGATGCCTTATATTGTCATTATCGTTGATGAATTAGCGGATTTGATGATGACAGCAAAAGGTGATGTTGAGACAGCGATCGTCCGAATTGCGCAAATGGGTCGTGCGGCTGGTGTGCATTTAATTTTAGCCACACAGAGGCCCTCGGTGGATGTTATTACGGGTTTGATCAAGGCAAATGTCCCCTCTAGAATTGCTTTTGCTGTTTCGTCAGGTATTGATAGTCGAACGATCCTAGATCAAAATGGTGCCGAAAAATTGCTTGGTAAGGGCGATATGCTTTTTGCACCAGTTGGTAAGGAACCGACAAGAATTCAAGGTGCCTTTATTTCTGATCGAGATGTTGAAACGATCACAGATTATATTCGTAAAGAGTCTTCTGCCCAGTATGTCGCCAGCATGCTGGTTGATGATAATGAATTAACTGACAGTGCTGAGGATGAGACTGGTGCTAATGGCGAACCTGTTGACGATTTATTTAACGAGGCTTCGGATTTTGTTATTCAACAGAAAAAAGCTTCAACGAGTTTGCTGCAAAGACGTTTTCGTATCGGCTACAATCGCGCTGCAAGAATTATTGATGATCTGGAAGCAGCAGGTATCGTTGGCCCGCAAGACGGCAGCAGACCGCGTGACGTTTTGGCTTCAAATAAAAATAAAGATAATTGA
- a CDS encoding tRNA (cytidine(34)-2'-O)-methyltransferase: MNHIVLFEPSMPANTGNIARTATAINARLHLIRPLGFQLDDKKVIRAGLDYWDNVDLVLHDNFPAFLKTVGDGKLFLVSKYANISYDQADFSQTDRDQFFLFGNEAYGLPEVFMRQNPEKAIRIPQNDQHVRSLNLSNSVAIVLYEVMRQQKFYGLERVHEYQQDKLK; the protein is encoded by the coding sequence ATGAATCATATCGTTTTATTTGAACCTTCAATGCCGGCTAATACGGGGAATATCGCGCGAACTGCAACGGCTATCAATGCACGTCTACATTTGATCAGACCCTTGGGCTTTCAATTGGATGATAAAAAAGTTATTCGCGCTGGATTAGATTATTGGGATAATGTTGACTTAGTCTTGCATGACAATTTTCCGGCTTTTTTGAAAACCGTGGGTGATGGCAAACTGTTTCTTGTTTCCAAATACGCCAATATTTCTTACGATCAGGCGGATTTTTCACAAACAGATCGAGATCAGTTTTTCTTATTTGGCAACGAAGCTTATGGACTGCCGGAAGTGTTTATGCGTCAGAATCCAGAGAAAGCGATTCGAATTCCCCAAAATGATCAACATGTTCGTTCATTGAATTTAAGTAATTCTGTGGCGATCGTTTTATATGAAGTGATGCGTCAACAAAAATTTTATGGGCTGGAACGCGTTCATGAGTATCAGCAAGACAAATTAAAGTAA
- a CDS encoding AI-2E family transporter, whose amino-acid sequence MPFNKKESDKQISWFDRWVVNNRLVSVLAVIILLLLAIYLLHLTSFIFKPISALFAAVGAPVITAGIFYYLLIPLVNWLHHRFNLSKQLIVLLIFLIAAVLILIFIIYLAPVIRVNLVQFFQHWPDYYKHWSKQLDVWLDYPALKPVKNWALDANNNVNKTIIDWSRSYLSNGIAGVGKITHLITMIVITLLTFPFMLYYMLKEGDNFPRYISQFFPAKVRPSVSEVLSEINKQISDYLRGQILTAIAVSIMFMIGFSIIGLPYGIWIGLLAGPLNLIPYLGSFLAMVPAVIISLFGGTHLLFAVLIVFAIEQTLESRLIHPKIMGASMNIHPVTILVILLGAGEMFGLMGVAFGIPAYAVLKVLISRIYYWWRENSELFKS is encoded by the coding sequence ATGCCATTTAATAAAAAAGAAAGTGACAAACAAATAAGCTGGTTTGATCGTTGGGTGGTTAACAATCGTCTTGTATCAGTACTCGCGGTCATTATTTTGCTGCTTCTGGCAATTTATCTGCTGCATTTGACCAGCTTTATTTTTAAACCGATTTCAGCTTTATTCGCTGCTGTAGGTGCACCTGTGATCACGGCCGGTATTTTTTATTATTTATTGATTCCTTTAGTTAATTGGCTGCACCACCGGTTCAACCTCTCAAAACAGTTGATCGTTTTGCTGATTTTTTTAATTGCAGCTGTGCTGATTTTGATTTTTATCATTTACCTAGCACCAGTTATTCGTGTGAATCTGGTCCAATTCTTTCAGCATTGGCCGGACTATTATAAACACTGGTCCAAGCAGCTTGACGTTTGGCTGGATTACCCAGCTTTAAAACCTGTTAAAAATTGGGCACTAGATGCCAATAACAATGTTAATAAAACAATTATCGACTGGTCGCGATCTTATTTGTCCAATGGTATTGCCGGCGTTGGCAAAATCACGCATCTAATTACGATGATCGTGATCACCTTGCTGACTTTTCCTTTTATGCTTTATTACATGCTTAAAGAAGGGGATAATTTCCCACGATATATCTCGCAATTTTTCCCAGCCAAAGTTCGCCCCAGCGTTTCGGAGGTTTTGTCTGAAATCAACAAACAAATTTCTGATTATTTAAGAGGTCAAATTTTGACGGCCATTGCTGTTTCTATCATGTTTATGATTGGTTTCTCAATTATCGGTCTGCCTTATGGTATCTGGATCGGATTACTGGCAGGACCCTTGAACTTGATTCCATATTTGGGTTCTTTTTTAGCAATGGTACCGGCCGTCATTATTTCCTTGTTCGGCGGCACACATCTACTATTTGCCGTCTTAATTGTTTTTGCAATTGAGCAGACCTTGGAATCTCGTCTAATTCATCCGAAAATCATGGGTGCCTCGATGAATATTCACCCAGTCACGATTTTAGTGATCTTACTAGGTGCTGGCGAGATGTTCGGCTTGATGGGTGTTGCTTTTGGTATACCGGCCTATGCTGTATTAAAAGTACTGATCAGTCGCATTTACTATTGGTGGCGGGAAAATTCGGAGTTATTTAAATCATGA
- a CDS encoding lactonase family protein has protein sequence MSYKVLFGSYTKAESKGLYSASLSDEGKLNNLKNVAEIGSPTYFAVSKAGLLYAVDKQGGKGGISVWDTSKDPFQKTDEQIADGSSPAYVFVDERRQLVITGNYHKGLVSVFKIDGQKLIPTDGFQNEGQGPRPEQESSHVHFTALTPDDRLVVVDLGTDELLTFKLSDDGKLSNLIRFETEKGYGPRHIRFSRDGKHAFLLGELSSQLSVLDYADGKFSLVSTVSTIPADWTQHNGAAAIRLSNDYRFIYTSNRGYNSIAVFAVSKDTESVKLIQEISTEGDFPRDFNLTADGKYLLVVNQNTNNASSYAIDNASGKLTLVEKDIYVPESVRVYFEK, from the coding sequence ATGAGCTACAAAGTATTATTTGGCAGCTATACAAAGGCCGAATCAAAGGGTTTATACAGTGCTAGCCTCTCTGATGAAGGAAAATTAAATAATTTGAAAAATGTGGCCGAAATTGGTTCGCCTACTTATTTCGCTGTCTCCAAGGCCGGTCTACTTTATGCCGTAGACAAGCAAGGAGGAAAAGGTGGTATTTCAGTCTGGGATACCAGCAAAGACCCTTTTCAAAAGACCGATGAACAAATCGCTGACGGCTCTTCACCTGCCTATGTTTTTGTCGATGAAAGACGACAGTTAGTTATCACAGGGAACTACCATAAAGGCTTAGTTTCTGTTTTTAAAATTGACGGTCAAAAACTAATTCCGACTGATGGCTTTCAAAATGAGGGGCAGGGTCCGCGTCCAGAGCAAGAATCTTCTCATGTTCACTTCACGGCCTTGACGCCCGATGATCGCCTAGTTGTTGTTGATTTGGGCACTGATGAACTACTGACTTTTAAGCTCTCAGATGATGGTAAATTATCCAACTTGATCCGCTTTGAAACAGAAAAAGGCTATGGTCCTCGCCATATTCGCTTTAGTCGTGATGGCAAACATGCTTTTCTGCTAGGTGAATTATCATCTCAGCTGTCTGTTTTAGATTATGCTGATGGTAAATTCAGCCTCGTTTCAACTGTTTCAACAATTCCAGCTGACTGGACACAGCACAATGGTGCTGCTGCGATCCGCTTATCTAATGATTATCGCTTTATTTACACTTCTAATCGCGGCTACAATTCGATTGCTGTTTTCGCAGTGTCAAAAGACACAGAATCAGTCAAACTGATCCAAGAAATCTCGACTGAAGGTGATTTCCCACGTGATTTCAATCTTACAGCCGATGGCAAATATCTGCTCGTTGTCAATCAAAACACGAATAATGCCAGCAGTTACGCAATCGACAATGCCAGCGGCAAATTAACATTGGTTGAAAAAGATATCTATGTTCCCGAATCCGTTCGAGTTTATTTTGAAAAATAA
- a CDS encoding RluA family pseudouridine synthase: protein MEFSWISDLDEPQKVRLFLKSRGVSHRMFSQIKHFGGKIVVEKNEVFTNDYVGPNQKITIFMPTEKENVQLTADFDDPLKVVYEDNNFLLVDKAAFVTTVPGHADRKSTLVNMIKAHLINEKAESLVPHVVTRLDRDTSGLVLLAKHKFAHALLNDALMAHHDIEKFYTTLAIGEFKEDHGIIDEPIGRVEGDFIRRQVRPDGKRSVTEYWVEKRFENFTQLRVQLRTGRTHQIRVHLTWAGHPLVGDALYGGPASKLISRQALHASDLTFFDPFANKNQHFHADLPEDIQRVIDARHY, encoded by the coding sequence ATGGAATTTTCATGGATATCAGATTTAGACGAACCACAAAAAGTTCGTCTTTTTTTAAAGTCTCGCGGTGTTTCACATCGCATGTTTTCACAGATCAAACATTTTGGCGGCAAAATCGTTGTGGAGAAAAACGAAGTTTTTACAAATGATTATGTAGGACCAAATCAGAAAATCACGATTTTTATGCCAACAGAAAAAGAAAATGTTCAGTTGACAGCTGATTTTGATGACCCGCTAAAAGTCGTTTACGAAGACAACAATTTTTTGTTGGTTGATAAAGCAGCTTTCGTTACAACGGTGCCGGGTCATGCTGATCGCAAAAGTACCTTGGTCAATATGATAAAAGCACATTTGATCAATGAAAAAGCTGAAAGTCTCGTACCACATGTTGTCACGCGTTTGGATCGTGATACGAGCGGCCTTGTTTTATTGGCTAAACACAAATTTGCACACGCTTTATTAAATGACGCTTTGATGGCCCATCACGATATTGAAAAATTTTATACAACGCTGGCAATTGGCGAATTCAAAGAGGATCATGGTATTATTGATGAACCGATCGGCCGCGTCGAAGGGGACTTCATCAGACGGCAAGTTCGACCAGATGGCAAAAGATCCGTGACTGAATATTGGGTCGAAAAACGTTTTGAAAATTTCACACAGTTAAGAGTCCAGCTGCGAACTGGCCGAACCCACCAAATTCGTGTTCATTTAACTTGGGCGGGACACCCACTAGTCGGAGACGCACTATATGGCGGTCCAGCTTCAAAATTAATCTCTCGACAAGCTTTACACGCTTCAGATCTTACTTTTTTTGATCCTTTTGCAAATAAAAATCAGCATTTTCATGCTGATTTGCCAGAAGATATTCAACGCGTCATCGATGCCCGTCATTATTGA
- a CDS encoding NAD kinase — protein sequence MNVCLFPNDKPQSLEVAQALKEKLAKIAVNVTDQHPDIVISIGGDGTFLSAVQQFSNQLSTIRFVGVHTGHLGFYSDWLVSEIDTLVERIADDQGQTVNYPLMEGRVHYADGQVAQVLALNEMILNRITNSLSLDVYIDDLLFEKFRGDGLCISTPAGSSGYNKSLSGALIDPDFSALQMTEIASINNRVYRTLGSPIIISAGTKIRIVPELGNSTINYDSYQLPHSEYEEIIFEICKQPLKMANLKQISFWQRVKNSFIGEDC from the coding sequence ATGAATGTTTGTCTGTTTCCCAATGATAAGCCACAATCTTTAGAAGTGGCTCAAGCGCTAAAAGAAAAACTTGCAAAAATAGCTGTTAATGTCACCGATCAGCATCCGGATATCGTCATCTCGATTGGCGGGGATGGTACTTTTTTGTCTGCAGTGCAGCAATTTTCCAACCAATTGTCCACGATTCGCTTTGTTGGTGTTCATACTGGCCACCTAGGTTTTTACTCTGATTGGCTAGTCAGCGAGATCGATACTTTGGTTGAACGAATTGCTGATGACCAGGGACAAACAGTTAATTACCCATTGATGGAGGGCAGAGTACATTACGCTGATGGCCAAGTAGCTCAAGTCTTAGCTTTAAATGAAATGATTTTGAATCGAATTACGAATTCACTATCTTTGGATGTCTATATTGACGATCTGCTGTTTGAAAAGTTTCGTGGTGATGGTTTATGTATTTCGACACCGGCTGGGTCTTCTGGCTATAATAAATCTCTCAGTGGCGCTTTGATCGACCCGGATTTTTCTGCCTTGCAGATGACTGAGATCGCTTCAATTAATAATCGTGTCTACCGAACATTAGGCTCGCCGATTATCATTTCTGCAGGAACGAAAATTCGAATCGTACCGGAACTTGGCAATTCAACGATCAATTATGATAGTTATCAGCTGCCCCATTCGGAGTACGAAGAAATCATCTTTGAGATCTGTAAACAGCCCTTGAAAATGGCTAATTTAAAACAAATCAGTTTTTGGCAGCGAGTAAAAAATTCATTTATTGGGGAAGATTGTTAA
- the pepF gene encoding oligoendopeptidase F, with amino-acid sequence MTEGKKQITRAEVEKNPAQTWDLTKVFKTDSDWEAAFKKVDSQTEQVAALSGTVKDGESLLTAVQAVLALYRSVENVYVYASSKSNQDTGNNKYAAFAARAGSLAAKVESASSFLTPAIIAFKPDQIADFYTQTPALEAYHHLIDSYAKNREHTLTPAEEKLLASAGDVFANSADTFSILDDSDLKYGDVIDENGDQVQLTQGLYSTMLESDDRAIRKAAFTTIYEAYGKFKNTFATVLYGQMKADNFIASAHKFSSDLAAQTFSHDLPETVFHTLVDTTNQHLDLLHRYVALRKKLLGLSELHTYDLYTPIAGKADFPVDFEAAKAIVLEALKPLGGQYLEGIQREFDERWIDVPENAGKRSGAYSDGAYDTVPYILLNWQDNLDNIFTLIHESGHSQHSLLTRTNQPYQYGDYPIFLAEIASTTNEMLLTDYLLKTQTDPKIKAYVLNHYLDGFKGTVFRQTQFAEFEDWMHKEAQKGTALTADVLSEHYGALNKKFYGDALTFDPQIALEWARIPHFYYNYYVYQYATGESAATTLSQGIIDDPEKNVPLYLGYLSAGSSDYPLNVIKKAGVDMEKADYLNKAFDVFEKRLNEFEALAGK; translated from the coding sequence ATGACAGAAGGTAAAAAACAAATAACACGAGCTGAGGTTGAAAAAAATCCGGCCCAGACTTGGGATCTGACGAAGGTATTCAAAACTGATAGCGATTGGGAAGCTGCCTTTAAAAAGGTCGATAGCCAAACTGAACAGGTTGCAGCACTGTCTGGAACAGTCAAAGATGGTGAAAGCTTGTTAACTGCTGTCCAAGCTGTTTTGGCACTTTATCGATCGGTTGAAAATGTTTATGTTTACGCATCCAGCAAGTCCAACCAAGATACCGGAAATAACAAATATGCGGCTTTTGCGGCTCGTGCTGGCAGCCTAGCAGCGAAGGTCGAATCAGCTAGTTCTTTTTTGACGCCGGCAATTATCGCCTTTAAGCCTGACCAAATAGCTGATTTTTATACACAAACACCAGCCCTGGAAGCCTATCATCATTTAATTGATAGTTATGCCAAGAATCGTGAGCATACTTTGACACCGGCTGAAGAGAAATTATTAGCCAGTGCCGGCGATGTTTTTGCAAACAGTGCTGATACATTTAGCATTTTGGATGATTCTGATCTGAAATATGGCGATGTGATTGATGAAAACGGGGATCAGGTTCAATTAACGCAAGGCTTGTATTCCACTATGTTGGAATCTGACGATCGTGCGATTCGAAAGGCAGCTTTTACAACGATTTACGAAGCCTATGGCAAATTTAAAAATACTTTTGCAACTGTGCTTTATGGCCAAATGAAGGCAGATAATTTTATTGCCTCAGCACATAAATTCAGCAGTGATCTCGCTGCACAGACTTTCAGCCATGATCTTCCAGAAACAGTTTTTCACACACTTGTTGATACGACCAACCAGCATCTCGATCTGCTGCATCGTTATGTGGCACTGCGTAAAAAGCTGCTTGGCCTTTCCGAACTGCATACTTATGACCTCTACACGCCGATTGCCGGAAAAGCTGATTTTCCAGTTGATTTCGAAGCTGCCAAGGCAATCGTTTTAGAAGCTTTAAAGCCTTTAGGTGGTCAATATCTTGAAGGCATTCAACGCGAGTTTGACGAGCGCTGGATCGATGTGCCGGAAAATGCTGGCAAACGTTCAGGGGCCTATTCGGATGGTGCTTACGATACGGTACCTTATATCTTGTTGAACTGGCAGGATAATCTTGATAATATTTTTACTTTGATCCACGAATCTGGCCATTCACAGCACTCTTTGTTGACTCGGACTAATCAGCCTTACCAGTATGGCGATTACCCGATTTTCTTGGCTGAGATCGCATCTACAACTAACGAAATGCTTTTGACGGATTATCTGTTGAAAACACAGACTGACCCAAAGATCAAAGCCTATGTATTGAATCATTATTTGGATGGCTTTAAGGGTACTGTTTTCCGACAGACACAATTCGCTGAATTCGAAGATTGGATGCACAAAGAAGCTCAAAAGGGTACGGCCTTGACGGCTGATGTTTTGTCTGAACATTATGGTGCTCTGAATAAAAAGTTTTACGGTGATGCCTTGACTTTTGATCCGCAAATTGCTTTAGAATGGGCTAGGATTCCGCATTTTTATTACAATTATTATGTTTATCAATATGCGACTGGGGAATCAGCTGCGACGACCCTGTCTCAAGGCATTATTGATGATCCAGAAAAAAATGTTCCGCTTTATTTGGGCTATTTGTCAGCTGGATCGTCTGATTATCCGCTGAATGTGATTAAAAAAGCCGGCGTAGACATGGAAAAGGCTGATTATTTGAATAAGGCTTTTGATGTTTTTGAGAAACGACTGAATGAATTCGAGGCATTGGCCGGTAAATAA
- a CDS encoding competence protein CoiA: MLIAQLIKNQTLVEADHAKRDELFSCPACQSIVTLRHGQIKIPYFAHLANANCQVFSENESQLHLKAKKELKAQAEAAGYTATLEKRLPDISQRADLVIENDLGQKMAIEYQQSPLSLQRLRERNAGYAKIALPVVWILGPNYAQAILKQRTVFKFSDARNRLFYADASIEKIHLLTDFRKMDHTKLAMARTKLSLKNCLDYLLASQPNPCKSSYFKKPVRQKQMMINELHRLQQDAMCKRLPVEIVQLTYEQHKNLVCAPTIIHLGSQAGLSVTNWQWRLSLILRLIEVGEGHLTTIDRLLKQFSSETYFYPRMVKNAFAKNAFLKLLSEFEDANIISLKKAYVLVKHLPKWFSSYEQKLNSLR, from the coding sequence ATGCTGATTGCACAATTAATAAAGAATCAGACACTTGTAGAAGCTGATCACGCAAAACGCGATGAGCTTTTTTCTTGTCCAGCATGTCAAAGTATCGTCACGCTTCGGCATGGTCAGATTAAAATTCCTTACTTCGCTCATCTAGCCAATGCAAACTGTCAGGTTTTCTCCGAAAATGAAAGCCAGCTGCATCTAAAGGCCAAAAAAGAATTGAAGGCTCAAGCCGAAGCAGCCGGATACACGGCCACTTTAGAGAAAAGATTACCGGATATTTCCCAACGGGCTGATTTGGTAATTGAAAATGATCTTGGTCAAAAAATGGCAATTGAGTATCAGCAAAGTCCACTCAGCTTACAGCGTTTAAGAGAACGTAATGCAGGTTATGCCAAAATTGCATTGCCAGTTGTTTGGATTTTGGGACCCAATTATGCACAGGCTATTTTAAAACAAAGAACCGTTTTTAAATTTAGCGATGCACGAAATCGGCTTTTTTATGCTGATGCGAGCATCGAGAAGATACATTTACTAACGGATTTCAGGAAGATGGATCATACAAAATTGGCGATGGCCAGAACGAAATTGTCTTTAAAAAACTGTCTGGATTATTTATTGGCAAGTCAACCAAATCCGTGTAAAAGCAGTTATTTTAAAAAACCAGTCAGACAAAAACAAATGATGATCAATGAACTGCACCGCTTGCAGCAGGATGCCATGTGCAAACGACTGCCAGTTGAAATCGTTCAATTAACCTATGAACAGCACAAGAACCTAGTTTGTGCACCGACCATTATTCATTTAGGTTCGCAAGCTGGATTGTCGGTGACGAATTGGCAATGGCGGCTCTCGTTGATATTGCGTCTGATAGAAGTCGGAGAAGGGCATTTGACAACCATTGACCGTCTTTTAAAACAATTTAGCAGTGAGACTTATTTCTATCCACGGATGGTCAAAAATGCATTTGCCAAGAATGCATTTTTAAAACTGCTGTCAGAATTCGAAGATGCGAACATTATTAGTCTGAAAAAGGCCTATGTTTTAGTGAAGCATTTACCCAAATGGTTTTCGAGTTATGAACAGAAACTTAACAGCTTGCGGTAA
- a CDS encoding adaptor protein MecA produces MKLEKIDANTLHIMLTKADLDDRHVSMMDLMSDRSEVESFFYAILDEADADHSFSNDDQVTFQILPTGQHGVELFISKIVDDPNISVDDSGNTVFSLKSEQVDPDLSKLLKGYDNPSTKAQRTELKKQPEQTIKTSVVHANGSLNGWYVLADFDEFLSVARQIDSKQLVSDLYEIQTPDKHNAIHRAFLLHLVSQTKKADAIQLLMSDFGLRIDGKQIEASDLQKPIFLNTALELSKKIF; encoded by the coding sequence ATGAAATTAGAAAAAATTGATGCGAATACGTTACATATTATGTTGACGAAAGCCGATTTGGATGATCGTCATGTTTCGATGATGGATTTAATGTCTGACCGCAGTGAAGTCGAGAGTTTTTTCTATGCCATTTTGGATGAGGCAGATGCTGATCATTCCTTTAGCAATGATGATCAAGTGACTTTTCAGATTCTGCCAACCGGTCAGCACGGCGTTGAATTGTTTATTTCAAAAATTGTGGATGATCCAAATATTTCAGTTGACGATAGCGGCAATACTGTGTTTTCGCTGAAAAGCGAGCAGGTTGATCCAGACCTTAGCAAGCTCTTAAAGGGATATGATAACCCAAGCACAAAAGCACAAAGGACTGAGTTGAAAAAGCAGCCGGAGCAAACGATCAAAACTAGCGTGGTCCATGCAAATGGCAGTTTGAATGGTTGGTATGTATTAGCTGATTTTGACGAATTTTTAAGTGTCGCAAGGCAAATTGATTCCAAACAGCTTGTTTCGGACCTTTATGAAATTCAGACACCAGATAAACATAATGCTATTCACCGGGCTTTTCTGCTCCATCTTGTCTCTCAGACGAAAAAAGCTGATGCGATTCAATTATTAATGAGCGATTTTGGTCTGCGAATTGATGGTAAACAGATCGAAGCTTCGGATTTGCAGAAACCGATTTTTCTAAATACTGCTTTGGAATTATCAAAAAAAATTTTCTAA